GAATGCCGGAAAATAGAGGAGGTTTTATAAGTCAGATCTCTGGTTTGATGGGCTCCACGTGAGCTTTCTTCACCCCATTTTATGTATCAGTGGGTTGATTCATACCTGAGATATCTATGAAGGACGCTCCAAACATTCTCTGGCTTGAGGAGATCAGGAAGGGTGATCTGCCCTCTGTGGGTGGCAAAGGCGCATCGCTTGGTGAAATGGCCTCTATCGGGCTTCCTGTACCCCAGGCATTTGTTGTTACCGCACAGGCATTCCGGCGCTTCCTTGTCGAGACCGGGCTTGAAGAATCACTCTATTCCATCCTTGAGGGTCTGGATGTCGATGAGAATAATGCGCTTGAGTCTGCTGCGGGTAAGGCAAAGGATCTCATCATGTCTGTCCCGATTCCTGACTATATGGTGGACGAGATCCGGTCAGCCTATGACAGGATCGGTCACAAGACCGTTGTCGCAGTCAGGTCAAGCGCGACTGCAGAAGATCTCCCTGATGCAAGTTTTGCAGGGCAGCAGGAGACGTTCCTCAACATCATCGGTGGAGATGATGTCATTGAAGCAGTCCAGATGTGCTGGGCATCGCTCTATGGAGCGCGTGCCATATACTACCGGTCAAAACAGGGCTTTGATGACCGGAGTGTCAATATCGCGGTAGTTGTCCAGGAACTGATCTTCTCGGAGAAAGCCGGTGTTCTCTTCACATCCCATCCGGTAACAGGAGAGCCCCTCTCGATCATCGAAGGGTCATGGGGGCTTGGTGAGGCCGTTGTATCAGGCTCGGTATCTCCTGATAACTTTGTCTTCGACCAGTCGAAACAGAAGATTGTCGACCGGATCATTGCCAGCAAAGAGACCGAGATCATTCCTGATGGTACAAAAGGGACAAAGGAAGTCCCTGTTCCCGAAGACCGGCGCACAAAACCCGTGCTCTCAGATGATGAGGTTGCACGCCTCGCCTCCCTTGGCAAACTCTCTGAGGATCACTATGGTGTTCCCCAGGATATCGAATGGGGAATTGTGGGAGAAGAAATCTATATTCTTCAGTCAAGGCCGGTTACAACGATCAAGGCACAGACCCAGACAAAGGCAGCAGCTCCAACCGGTCAGCAGACAGTCCTCCTTGAAGGCCAGGGCGCATCCCCCGGAACGGTTACCGGACGGGTTGCGATCATCAAGCAGATCAAGGATTCAGGCTCTGTTCAGGAAGGAGATATTCTCGTTGCAAAGATGACAAATCCCGATATGGTGCCTGCCATGCGTCGGGTATCCGGCATCATCACCGATGAAGGCGGTATGACCTGTCACGCTGCGATTGTCAGCCGCGAACTCGGCACCCCTGCTGTTGTCGGGACCAAGAAGGCGACAACAACCCTGAAGAACGGCCAGATTGTGACAATCGACGGTGATAAAGGTGTTGTATACGAAGGCGAGGTCCGGGCAGCCAGGGAGAAAGATGATGCGCCTGTACAGGCAGCCGCAGCACCGCTGGTCACTGCAACCCTGATCAAGGTGAATGTCTCACTTCCCGAAGCCGCAAAGCGGGCTGCCGCCACCGGTGCAGACGGTGTCGGGCTCCTCAGGATTGAGCATCTCATCCTTGGGATGAACAGGACCCCACAGTGGTTCATTGAACAGAAGCGTGAGGATGAGTTCATCGACGAACTCTATGAAGGTATTAAAACGATTCTTGACGCCTTCCCCGGCAAGCCCGTCTGGGTGCGGACACTTGATGCCCCGACTGATGAGTTCAGGAATATGGAGGGTGGAGAGGACGAGCCGGTTGAGCACAACCCGATGCTTGGATGGCGTGGAATCCGGCGCGATCTCTCGGTTCCTGAACAGTTCCGGCTCCAGGTGGAGGCATTCAAACGACTCTGGAAAGATGGATACGATAATCTTGGCCTGATGCTCCCGCTTGTGAACCATCCACGGGAATTTATCCAGGCAAAAGCCCTGCTCAGGGAATGGGGAGTTGCTGTTGACGCAGTCACCCTCGGTATCATGGTGGAGGTTCCGTCATCTGCCATCCTGATAGACGACTTCATCAGGGCGGGCATCAATTTTGCATCGTTTGGCACAAACGATCTCGTCCAGTATACCCTTGCTGTGGACAGGAACAACGAACATGTCGCCTCGATGTATGAACCAACCCACCCGGCGGTGCTGAAACTGATCGACTATGCGATCCAGCGGTGCCGATCTGCGGGTGTTGAATGCTCAATCTGCGGCCAGGCAGGATCAGACCCGGCAATGGTATCCTGGCTTGTCGAACATGGAATCAGGAGCGTCTCGGCAAACATCGATGCAGTACAGAAGATCCGTGAAGCTGCAGCCAGAACCGAGCAGCGGATGGTCCTTGACCTTGCGTATTCGAAGGGTGGCAATGAAGAATACCGGCTCTTCTGAAGAGGAGGTCTTCTCCTACCTCTCTTCTGTCAGGGACGAAGACGAACCCTACGATCGCATCCTCTCCTCAATGTGCACAAGGCCGCACAAGGTTGCTATTGCTGCCCATATGCAGTTCATTGAGACAAACCTTGGCGATCCTGGTCTTTTTCCGGGTACGATGCGGCTTGAGGATGAACTGATCAGGCTCCTTGGTGATCTCCTCCACTGCCCTGAAGCTGGCGGCTATGCCACGTCCGGGGGTACAGAATCAAATATCCAGGCGCTCCGGATAGCCCAGAAGCAGAAGCCGGTTGAATCCCCAAATGTCATCATACCTGCATCTGCCCATTTCTCCTTTGACAAGGCGTGTGATATGCTCGGGCTTGAGATGCGGACTGTTCCCCTTGACTCCGGGTACCGGATGGATACGTCTGCAATTCCTGACTGCATAGACAGAAATACCGTCGGTATTGTTGCTGTTGTCGGAACCACAGAATACGGGATGATCGATGCAATTGGAGAGATCTGCGCAATTGCAGAGGAAGCGGATCTCTTCTTCCACGTCGATGCCGCGTTTGGGGGTCTTGTTGCACCATTCCTCCCTGATAGTGATCCATGGGACTTTTCTCTTTCCGGGGTCTCAAGCGTCTCAGTTGATCCCCATAAGATGGGGATGAGCACGATCCCCTGCGGCGCCCTCCTTCTCCGTGATCCTAAAGCATTTGGTTGCCTCAATGTTGATACGCCGTACCTGACCGTCAAGAAGGAATGTACCCTTGCAGGAACACGGCCCGGTGCGCCTGTGGCAGGTGCGTATGCCGTCCTCCGGTATCTTGGGCGTGAGGGCCTCTCTGCGATTGTCTCCGGGTGCATGGAGAATACCTGGCGTCTCATCGAAGGGATGGAGGCATTTGGGTATCCGCGTGCAGTCACGCCTGATGTGAATGTCGCCACCTTCGACTGTCCGCTTACACCTGCCGGGTGGCGCGTCTCCCGAACACGGCAGGGTCATATGCGCACCGTCCTGATGCCTCATGTGACCAGGGATGTGGTTGAAGCATTTCTAGAGACAATTGGTGAATCCTGATGCTTGAAGTACTGAAAAAAACACTCCATACCTGCCCGATCGTGAAGCGGGGTGAATATACATATTTTATCCACCCCATCACCGACGGTGTCCCGCTCGTTGAGCCCGCGCTTCTGCGGGATGTTGCCTGCTCGCTCTTCAAGGCGCTTGATTTTTCAAATGTCGACAAGATCATCGTCACCGAGGCAATGGGTATTCATATCGGCACTGTCCTCTCCCTGATGACCGATATTCCCTATACTATCATCCGGAAACGCGAATACAACCTCCCCGGCGAGGTGGTGATCGGCCAGACAACCGGCTATTCAAAAGGTACGCTCTATCTCAACAGTGTCTTTGAGGGTGACCGGGTGGTGGTTGTTGATGATGTTATCAGCACCGGCGGAACGATCCGTGCAGTTCTGCCCGCAATCGAATCCACAGGGGCGATCATAACCGACCTCTGTTTTGTCATCAACCGTGGCAACCCCGATATCGGGAGACCGTATAAGTCCCTTGTCACCATCGATGTTGATGAAGACGGCGTCCATGTCATTGATTCGTATTTCTGAGATCCTTGACAGGATCCGCCCTCTCCCTGTCCGGACCGTGGCGCTCCAGGCGCCTGAGGGGTTGAAACGGGAGCTGGCAGCAGTTGCCGACGCGCTCCGGGACGAAGGCTATCTGGTTGTCATCTCCGGTGATCCCTGTTATGGTGCATGCGATCCGGCACTTGAAACTCTTGCATACGCCGATATCCTTGTCCATCTCGGACACACGCCGATCCAGGACGACGATCGAATCCTCTTTGAGCCGGTTGTTCTGGATCTGCCTCTTCCGCCGCTTGATTCCGTCCTGCAGCTCATCACAACCGATACAATCGGACTCATCTCCACAGCCCAGCATGCCGCCGCCCTCCCCCGCCTCGCAGACGAACTGCAGAAGCATGGGATTGCTGCTGTGATCAGCGATCCCTCGCCCCGCACCCCCCTGCCGGGGCAGGTTCTCGGCTGCACCTATGCAGCAGCACGATGTGCCGGAGCCGATGAACTGCTCTACTTTGGATCAGGTGTCTTTCACCCGATTGGTGCTGGGATTGCAACCGGCAGACGGGTTGTCACGCTTGATCCCTTCACCGGGGATGCAGGGATTGTTGAGGCAGATCGGCTTCTCAGAAAGAGGTTTGGTGTTATTGAGAAAGCCCGTCTTGCAGATCGGTTCGGGATTATTGTCTCGACAAAATCCGGGCAGAACCGCATGAGGCTTGCTGAAGAACTCATGAACCATCACCCTCGTGCAGATGTCATTCTTCTCAGGGAGGTGACTCCTGATCAGCTCCTGAATCTCGGTTATCCCTGTTATGTCAATACTGCCTGCCCAAGACTTGCTCTTGATGACCAGATCCGGTTTCCCGTCCCGGTACTCTCCCCTGCCGAGTTTGAGATCCTCTGCGGGATACGTGACTGGGAAGCATATGAGATAGATGAGATTGTTGCATGAAACTGAGGCATCTTGAGATACAGCTCGAAAAAGTGGCAGGGATCCCGGATCCCGATCCCGCAATGGAGCAGTACATGACGCCCGCGCCCCTTGCTGCCCGGCTTCTCTATGATGCATATCTTGCCGGGGATATCAGCGGGTGTGTGGTCTGTGATCCCGGATCCGGGACCGGCATCCTGGCGATTGGTGCTGCCCTTCTTGGTGCAGAACAGGTGTATGGGATTGAAAGAGACGAACGCCTGGTGGCAGTTGCACAGGAGAATGCAAAACTGCTCTCCGTAGACTGTACATTTGTTCCCGGTGAGCTGAGTGACTTTCAGGTTTCGTGCGATACAGTGGTTATGAACCCCCCCTTTGGCGCACAGAAGCGGCATGCAGATCGCCCCTTTATCGATGCAGCTCTCAGGATAGCACCGGTGGTCTATGGGATCTTTAATAAAGACTCGATCCCGTTTCTCTCATCCTACATCACAGGGCGGGCAGCGATTGTGGGTATGGTTGCTGCCCGCTTTCCGATAAAACGCTCATTTTCGTTTCATAAGAGAGCGGTTCTGGATATCCCGGTTGAGATCGTCTGCATGAGGCGGATCTGAAAATGATAAAAGTTCCCCGCAGCATCCTTGGCTATACCTCAGGCCATATCGTCATCGATCTCTACAGCCCGGTGATCCCGGCACTCATCCCACTGTTGATCCTCCAGCCAGGGATCGGGTACTTCCTGGCAGGACTGCTCGTCTCGGTCTTCCAGGTGACCTCCTCACTCTTCCAGCCGGTCGTCGGGTGGCTCTCGGACCAGTCTGGATGGTCAGCACCGATCTGGCTCTGCATCCTGACGAGCGCCCTCTGCATCGGCCTCTACGGGGTGGTGCAGAATTATTATCTGCTCCTCCTCTTTGCCGCAGGAGCGGGCATCTCGCATGCCTTATTTCATCCTGCTGCGCTCCTCCAGGTCCACGGGGAGACAACAGTCCATAACAGGGGAACCCTCACCTCCATCTTTGTGACCGGGGGGAATCTCGGGTTTGCGATAGGCCCGGTCATCGTGGGTATTCTCATCGGGTTTGGGGGGCTTCCCGCGCTCACCCTGATTGCAATCCCCGGTCTTCTGATGGCGGCATTCCTCTACTCTCTCACACGGAGGAGAGCTCCTCTTCCAAAACCAGTGAGCGCTGAGGTGGCGTCTCCGCGGATCCCGCTTGGCCCGGTCAGCCTGATTGTGACAATAGCGGCTCTCCGCTCATGGGTGATTATGGCTTCTGTTGCATTCTTCCCGGCATACCTGATCCTGACAACAGGGTCATCACTTGTTTTTGCCAACTTTATGCTGACCGTGATGCTCCTTGCAGGTGTTGTCGGCCAGGTCACCGGCGGCTTCCTCTCTGATCGGTATGGCAGGCGTGAAGTGACGATCCTGGGTCTCTTTGCCTGCATTATCCCGTACATGCTCTTCTTCATGACATCGGGGTGGATTGTCCTCATCCTGATGGTGCTCATCGGGTACCTGACCTGGTCGACCTTCTCCGTCACGGTGACGATGGCACAGGAGTATCTCCCCGGCAGGGTCGGGCTCGCATCAGGGCTGCTTCTTGGCTTCTCGATTGGTGCAGGTGGTCTTGGTGTCTCTATTGTTGGTATTGCAGCTGACCTGATGACCCTTCCAACAGCACTCTTTGCACTAACGATACCCCTCATCGCAGCAGCCATCCTCTCACTTGCACTGCCGCGCCAGGCTTCTGCACCTGGGGTAAACCAGCCATAACACCTTTTAACTCATGTGACAATTCCATCCTGATCCAATGCTTTCAGGAATGAAACGGTACGGCCAGATTGCGGATATCCTGGTGAAACATGGCTTTGGTATTGCGGTAGATGAACTCTTCCCCGGTCTTCCGTCACGTGTTCTCTTCAAGAGGAAAGAGGCGGAGACTGATCTCTCGGCATATGAGCGGATCCGCCTTGCAATAGAAGAACTTGGACCAACATTCATCAAGTTCGGCCAGATCATGAGCACCCGGCGCGAGCTCTTTCCGCCTGAGCTGATCGACGAACTCCATAAACTCCAGGACCGGGTGCCTCCTCTCCCCTTTCCGGAGGTCAGATCTGCGCTTGATGAGACTGTCCCCGGATGGGAGGTACTTTTTCAGCGTATCGATCCGGTGCCTGTTGCCGCAGCATCAATCTCCCAGGTGCACCGGGGGGTATTGGCAGATGGAACTGTTGTTGCCGTCAAGATCATGCGTCCTGGTATTGAAGAGGTGATCGAGACTGATCTCCTGATTCTCAGGTCGCTAGCGGAACGGCTTGAGGTTGTCTTTCCCGATCTCCGTGTCTACAACCCTGCCGAACTTGTCAAAAGCTTTTCCGGCCAGATACGAAAAGAGCTTGACTTTACACGTGATGGGAAGAATGCCGAACGCATCAGGTCCAATATGGCCGAACTTGATGGTGTCCGGGTGCCGAAGATCTATTGGGAAGCCAGTTCACGCCGGGTGCTGACCATGGAGTTTATCGAAGGTGTCCGGATCGATAATGTCGAGGCTTTGCGTGCAATGGGTCATATTCCCCAGGAGATAGCCGACCGGGGATTTCGGGCGTATCTCAAACAGATCATGGTTGACGGCTTCTTCCATGGCGATCCCCATCCCGGCAACCTTCTTGTGATGGGAAACGGGGATCTGGCGTTTCTTGACTTTGGGATCTGCATGGTGCTGAGGCCTGAGCGGCG
Above is a window of Methanocalculus natronophilus DNA encoding:
- a CDS encoding METTL5 family protein — its product is MKLRHLEIQLEKVAGIPDPDPAMEQYMTPAPLAARLLYDAYLAGDISGCVVCDPGSGTGILAIGAALLGAEQVYGIERDERLVAVAQENAKLLSVDCTFVPGELSDFQVSCDTVVMNPPFGAQKRHADRPFIDAALRIAPVVYGIFNKDSIPFLSSYITGRAAIVGMVAARFPIKRSFSFHKRAVLDIPVEIVCMRRI
- a CDS encoding ABC1 kinase family protein, with protein sequence MLSGMKRYGQIADILVKHGFGIAVDELFPGLPSRVLFKRKEAETDLSAYERIRLAIEELGPTFIKFGQIMSTRRELFPPELIDELHKLQDRVPPLPFPEVRSALDETVPGWEVLFQRIDPVPVAAASISQVHRGVLADGTVVAVKIMRPGIEEVIETDLLILRSLAERLEVVFPDLRVYNPAELVKSFSGQIRKELDFTRDGKNAERIRSNMAELDGVRVPKIYWEASSRRVLTMEFIEGVRIDNVEALRAMGHIPQEIADRGFRAYLKQIMVDGFFHGDPHPGNLLVMGNGDLAFLDFGICMVLRPERRKTFIQLLYGLVETDVDVCLEAFYGLGISIPHEDREYFRDDLYLLLLDYADYEVRQYDFSRMTIELSEILRKYQVRVPGEMMRLLKVIGMVGDIALVLDPTFRFSTKARPYVADLITEQYFSTDAIKTEITAGVSSLRALLRMPEQMNAAFQRVSEGRVRIDVVAGDVQRLQETVDRSTDRLMVGLITSSVVIGSSLLLLAPDAVIPYGNYVAFIGYGAAVCVGIYAVTHALRVARKAPFRRR
- a CDS encoding MFS transporter codes for the protein MIKVPRSILGYTSGHIVIDLYSPVIPALIPLLILQPGIGYFLAGLLVSVFQVTSSLFQPVVGWLSDQSGWSAPIWLCILTSALCIGLYGVVQNYYLLLLFAAGAGISHALFHPAALLQVHGETTVHNRGTLTSIFVTGGNLGFAIGPVIVGILIGFGGLPALTLIAIPGLLMAAFLYSLTRRRAPLPKPVSAEVASPRIPLGPVSLIVTIAALRSWVIMASVAFFPAYLILTTGSSLVFANFMLTVMLLAGVVGQVTGGFLSDRYGRREVTILGLFACIIPYMLFFMTSGWIVLILMVLIGYLTWSTFSVTVTMAQEYLPGRVGLASGLLLGFSIGAGGLGVSIVGIAADLMTLPTALFALTIPLIAAAILSLALPRQASAPGVNQP
- the mfnA gene encoding tyrosine decarboxylase MfnA — translated: MKNTGSSEEEVFSYLSSVRDEDEPYDRILSSMCTRPHKVAIAAHMQFIETNLGDPGLFPGTMRLEDELIRLLGDLLHCPEAGGYATSGGTESNIQALRIAQKQKPVESPNVIIPASAHFSFDKACDMLGLEMRTVPLDSGYRMDTSAIPDCIDRNTVGIVAVVGTTEYGMIDAIGEICAIAEEADLFFHVDAAFGGLVAPFLPDSDPWDFSLSGVSSVSVDPHKMGMSTIPCGALLLRDPKAFGCLNVDTPYLTVKKECTLAGTRPGAPVAGAYAVLRYLGREGLSAIVSGCMENTWRLIEGMEAFGYPRAVTPDVNVATFDCPLTPAGWRVSRTRQGHMRTVLMPHVTRDVVEAFLETIGES
- the ppsA gene encoding phosphoenolpyruvate synthase, translated to MKDAPNILWLEEIRKGDLPSVGGKGASLGEMASIGLPVPQAFVVTAQAFRRFLVETGLEESLYSILEGLDVDENNALESAAGKAKDLIMSVPIPDYMVDEIRSAYDRIGHKTVVAVRSSATAEDLPDASFAGQQETFLNIIGGDDVIEAVQMCWASLYGARAIYYRSKQGFDDRSVNIAVVVQELIFSEKAGVLFTSHPVTGEPLSIIEGSWGLGEAVVSGSVSPDNFVFDQSKQKIVDRIIASKETEIIPDGTKGTKEVPVPEDRRTKPVLSDDEVARLASLGKLSEDHYGVPQDIEWGIVGEEIYILQSRPVTTIKAQTQTKAAAPTGQQTVLLEGQGASPGTVTGRVAIIKQIKDSGSVQEGDILVAKMTNPDMVPAMRRVSGIITDEGGMTCHAAIVSRELGTPAVVGTKKATTTLKNGQIVTIDGDKGVVYEGEVRAAREKDDAPVQAAAAPLVTATLIKVNVSLPEAAKRAAATGADGVGLLRIEHLILGMNRTPQWFIEQKREDEFIDELYEGIKTILDAFPGKPVWVRTLDAPTDEFRNMEGGEDEPVEHNPMLGWRGIRRDLSVPEQFRLQVEAFKRLWKDGYDNLGLMLPLVNHPREFIQAKALLREWGVAVDAVTLGIMVEVPSSAILIDDFIRAGINFASFGTNDLVQYTLAVDRNNEHVASMYEPTHPAVLKLIDYAIQRCRSAGVECSICGQAGSDPAMVSWLVEHGIRSVSANIDAVQKIREAAARTEQRMVLDLAYSKGGNEEYRLF
- the dph2 gene encoding diphthamide biosynthesis enzyme Dph2, with amino-acid sequence MKTASMSLIRISEILDRIRPLPVRTVALQAPEGLKRELAAVADALRDEGYLVVISGDPCYGACDPALETLAYADILVHLGHTPIQDDDRILFEPVVLDLPLPPLDSVLQLITTDTIGLISTAQHAAALPRLADELQKHGIAAVISDPSPRTPLPGQVLGCTYAAARCAGADELLYFGSGVFHPIGAGIATGRRVVTLDPFTGDAGIVEADRLLRKRFGVIEKARLADRFGIIVSTKSGQNRMRLAEELMNHHPRADVILLREVTPDQLLNLGYPCYVNTACPRLALDDQIRFPVPVLSPAEFEILCGIRDWEAYEIDEIVA
- the hpt gene encoding hypoxanthine/guanine phosphoribosyltransferase encodes the protein MLEVLKKTLHTCPIVKRGEYTYFIHPITDGVPLVEPALLRDVACSLFKALDFSNVDKIIVTEAMGIHIGTVLSLMTDIPYTIIRKREYNLPGEVVIGQTTGYSKGTLYLNSVFEGDRVVVVDDVISTGGTIRAVLPAIESTGAIITDLCFVINRGNPDIGRPYKSLVTIDVDEDGVHVIDSYF